From Deltaproteobacteria bacterium, the proteins below share one genomic window:
- a CDS encoding DUF11 domain-containing protein: protein MKKRLINLAVAVGLVLAFAGAAAWAVDDNRDGKNPLVVTMDAFRVEKDAAGKEKLVKTDKIEPSQVIEYVLTSKNVSKAALAKVTLLGPIPENTAYMAKSATQAKGLVPVFSIDKGKTFQPEPVKYKVKLPDGKEAEKIATPDMYTHVRWVVGSIKAGESSKLRYRVSVK, encoded by the coding sequence ATGAAAAAGCGCCTGATCAATCTGGCCGTGGCTGTGGGGCTTGTTCTCGCCTTTGCGGGAGCAGCCGCCTGGGCCGTTGACGATAACAGGGACGGCAAAAACCCCCTTGTGGTAACCATGGACGCCTTCAGGGTGGAGAAGGACGCGGCCGGCAAGGAAAAGCTGGTCAAGACCGACAAGATCGAGCCCAGTCAGGTCATAGAATACGTACTTACGAGCAAAAACGTTTCCAAAGCCGCCCTCGCCAAGGTCACCCTTTTGGGCCCCATCCCCGAAAACACCGCTTACATGGCAAAAAGCGCCACCCAGGCAAAGGGGCTTGTCCCGGTCTTTTCCATTGACAAGGGCAAGACCTTCCAGCCCGAACCGGTCAAGTACAAGGTGAAGCTCCCGGACGGAAAAGAGGCCGAGAAAATCGCCACCCCCGACATGTACACCCACGTACGCTGGGTGGTGGGCTCAATCAAGGCCGGGGAATCCTCAAAACTCCGCTACCGCGTCTCGGTGAAGTAG